Proteins from a genomic interval of Medicago truncatula cultivar Jemalong A17 chromosome 3, MtrunA17r5.0-ANR, whole genome shotgun sequence:
- the LOC11420911 gene encoding uncharacterized acetyltransferase At3g50280 produces MMSTHCLKLVSECFIKPYPPIEDSKQICYLAPWDIVMLSANYIQKALLFKKPTSSLNQQHFIDKLKHSLSLTLFHFYPLSGRLVTKKSEDPHSYTVFVDCKNSLGAKFIHATLDITINDILSPIDVPPIVHSFFDHHRAVNHDGHTMSLLSIQVTELLDGVFIGCSMNHAVGDGTAYWNFFNTLSEIFQKVVDVDVHIPVPISHQPIHNRWFPEGYGPIINLPFKHHDEFIHRYEAPILRERIFHFSAEFIAKLKAKANKECETTKISSFQSLSALVWRSITRVRRLHHDQRTTCKLAINNRTRMEPSLPKEYFGNSVYAVSTETTKGELLENGLGLASWKIHLAIAKYDHRVVRQLVEEWLRSPIVVRMDMLVDPYSVMMGSSPRFNMYGSEFGMGKALGVRSGYANKFDGKVTSYPGQEGGGSVDLEVCLSPEKMTLLETDEEFMNSVSVFNPLF; encoded by the coding sequence ATGATGAGCACCCATTGTTTAAAACTCGTTTCTGAATGCTTTATCAAACCTTATCCTCCAATTGAAGACTCAAAGCAAATTTGCTATTTAGCACCTTGGGATATTGTCATGTTGTCTGCGAATTATATCCAAAAGGCCCTTCTCTTCAAAAAACCAACTTCATCACTAAACCAACAGCATTTCATTGACAAACTCAAACACTCCCTTTCCCTCACACTTTTCCATTTCTATCCCCTCTCAGGTCGTCTTGTTACTAAAAAATCCGAAGATCCTCATTCTTACACTGTTTTTGTCGATTGCAAAAACAGTCTCGGAGCTAAATTTATTCATGCAACTTTAGATATTACCATCAATGATATTCTCTCACCAATTGATGTCCCACCCATTGTTCATTCATTCTTTGACCATCACAGAGCAGTCAACCATGATGGACACACCATGTCTTTGTTGTCCATTCAAGTCACTGAATTATTAGACGGTGTTTTCATAGGTTGTTCCATGAACCACGCTGTTGGTGATGGAACTGCTTATTGGAATTTCTTTAATACACTTTCTGAGATATTTCAaaaggttgttgatgttgatgttcaTATTCCTGTTCCTATTTCACACCAACCTATTCACAATAGATGGTTTCCTGAAGGCTATGGTCCAATTATCAACCTTCCTTTCAAACATCACGACGAGTTTATTCATAGATATGAAGCACCTATTTTGAGAGAGAGAATCTTCCATTTTTCAGCAGAGTTTATAGCAAAACTCAAAGCAAAGGCAAACAAAGAGTGCGAGACAACGAAAATCTCTTCGTTTCAATCTTTATCTGCACTAGTTTGGAGATCTATAACTCGTGTGCGTCGACTACACCATGATCAGAGAACGACTTGCAAATTGGCTATAAACAACCGAACGAGAATGGAACCGTCTCTTCCTAAGGAATATTTTGGGAATTCAGTTTACGCAGTGAGCACTGAAACAACAAAAGGTGAGTTGCTGGAGAATGGACTAGGATTGGCATCATGGAAGATTCATCTAGCTATTGCAAAATATGATCACAGAGTTGTGCGACAATTAGTGGAAGAGTGGTTGCGGTCTCCTATAGTGGTTCGAATGGACATGTTGGTTGATCCTTACTCTGTGATGATGGGTAGTTCACCAAGGTTTAATATGTATGGGAGTGAATTTGGAATGGGAAAAGCTTTGGGAGTTAGAAGTGGATATGCTAACAAGTTTGATGGAAAAGTAACATCATATCCAGGTCAAGAAGGAGGAGGGAGCGTTGATCTTGAAGTGTGTCTTTCGCCGGAGAAAATGACGTTGCTAGAAACCGATGAAGAGTTCATGAATTCAGTTTCTGTGTTTAATCCTTTGTTCTAG